CGCATCGGCGATCTGCTGCTCGAGCGCGGAGGTCTGCTCCTGAACGCCCTTGAAGACGAGCTCGTACCAGGCCATCGCGATGAGGATGAGGGCGAGAAGAACGATCAGGACCTTCTCGCGCTTTGAGAACGTGTACGTGAGCATGTGTTCGCCCTCCTACTTGGTCGTCGTGGTCGCGGCCGAGGTCGTCGCCGTTGTGGCGTCGGTGCTGCCCACCAGCGTGACGACGAGCGTGGCAGTGACGTTGGTGGTCGAGGTCTGGGCCGATGCGGTCGAGACGGTGACGTTCGAGACGATGTCATCCTGTCCGAGGGAGGTCGCGATGTCGCCCACGGTGTCGAGGGAGACCTCGTCGAGGACGATGGAGACCTTCCCTGAGTCGAACGAGAGCGACGACACCTGCGCGCGCGAGGCGACGCGTGCGTCGATGAGTGACATGACCTGCTCGGCGCTCACGGAGCTCGAGGTCGAGCTCGTGCCCAGGTAGCTGTCGTACTGCGCCTTGAGGTCGTCATAGCCGGTGAGCTTGGACTCAGCCGCGGCCACGGCGGACTGCTGCTGCGAGAGCTCCGTCTGCTTCTGGGACACCTGCGAGAGGGGGTCGAAGACGGCGAACTTGGCGAACAGCGCGACGACGACCACGAGGATGACGGCCAGGGGGACGGCCTTTCGCGCGTCGATCTCGCGATTGCTTCTGACCATCAGGTTGATGGTGTCCTTCTCGGCGGAGACGGCTCCCTTGGAGGCCTGGTCCGCGGGATCCTTGGGCTTGCCGATGGGCTTGTTCCAGTCGAGCGCCATCTATATCGCCTCCCCTTCGAGAAGCGCCCCGAAGGCGAGCGCGGCGGAGGGTGCATCGGGCTGGTCCGACAGGCCTGGGACGAGGTCCGCCGCGGACAGCACGTCCACCGAGAGCGAGCCCTCGATGGTGTCGGTGAGGGGCTTGATGGTGGCGCCGGTGCCCAGGACGCAGGCACGCTCGACGTCCTTGTCGGGGTTCGAGAAGTTGAAGAAGTTCACGACCTTGCTGACCTCGGTGGCCAGCTGGTCGTAGACGGCCTGGCAGTCGGGGGTCTCGAGCACGCCCTCGAAGTCCGAGCGGCGGTAGGAGGCTGCCGTGTAGGGGTCGATGCCGTAGACGTTGGCGATGATGGTGTCGAGGTCGGCGCATCCGACCTCGATGACCTTCGAGGCCTCGTAATGGCTCCCGATGAACAACGTCACCGTGGTGGACGAGAAGGACACGTTCACCAGCACGAGGCAGGTGGTGTTGTCTGTCGGGTTCTGCGCGATGTGCTCCTTGATCAGGCGTGCGTAGAGGACCTGCACGGGAAGGACCGCCTGGGGCTTGAAACCCGCCTTCCTCAAGGCTGCCGTTGCGGACTCGACGAGGTCCTTGCGGGCGGCCGCCGCGAAGAGCTCGAGGCGCTGCGGCTTGCCCTCCTCGTCGTTCACCACCTCGTCCACCAGATAGTCGAAGACGTAGTCCGAGGTGTCGCCGTTGATGAAGTCACGGAACTCGTAGGGCAGGTTGAGCGCGAGCTCCTTCTGACTCATGGCCGGCAGCGTCACATGCCGGAAGAAGGAGGTCGTCTCGTTGAGTGCGAGGGCGCACGAGCGGGCGCGGATGTGCTCGTCCCGCCGGAGGTCCTTGAGGAACGTCGCGAGCGAGGCGGGCGAGGTGATGCGGTCCTCGCCCACGAGGTTCTCGGGCATCTGCGTCGTGATGAGGCGGACGTCCCCGTCACGAACGGCGATGTTGCAGTTGCCGTGGCCGATGTCGATGCCGACATACGAGGCTGCCATGCTGCTCCTCCCGTGCGGTCTTGGATGCTTCCATACTGCTTCAGGCTGTACCCATTCTAAGGGGTTCTGGTCCGCGACCTGCCAGAAGATGGTCTGATGGCCGCATGCGACCCGTGAGTGGGCGGCAGAGGCCTAGAACAGTCCCAGGTACCAGGTCACGATGGGCGCGCCACAGAGCATCGTGAGCCAGGCCGCCACGGCGATGGCGGGCCCGAAGGGGAAGGTCCCGTGGCCCGAGGTGGTGGCGTCGTCCTCGTCGTCGTGGGGGAGGAGCCCCGGGACGAGCGCGAGCACGAGGCCCAGCACGCAGGCCACGATGACGAGCAGCAGGCTCTGCTGCCAGCCGAAGTAGAGGCCGCAGACGGCCAGCAGCTTGAGGTCGCCGCCACCCATGCTGGCCCGCCCCAGCACGTGGTCCATCACGAGCACGATGACGAGCAGCGGGATGCCGATGGCGGCGGCCCCCACGAGGGAGTCCGTGAGCAGCGTCAGCACCTCTCCGCCGGTCAGCGCCACGTAGCCGATGTAGGCTGCGCGGATGAGGAGGGCGGCCACGATGCAGCCGTTGGGGATGGTGCGGTCGTCGAGGTCGGTCAGGGTGAGCACCACGAGCACGCTGGCGAAGGCGAGCAGCTCGACGGTCTGGGCCGTGAGGTCGTAGCGGGCGACGATCGAGACGTAGATCACGGCGGTCAGTGCCTCGCTCACCGGGCAGCGGGCCGAGATGTGCTCCCCGCAGTAGCGGCAGCGGCCGTGGAGGGCGAGCCAGCTTGCCACGGGCACGAGGTCGGCGGGCCCCAGCACATGGCCGCACGAGTCGCAATGGGAGCGCCCACGCAGGACCGATCCGCCATGGACGGCCCGCCAGGCGACGCATCCCAGGAAGCTCCCCATGACCAGGCCCAGCAGGGCGGTGACGGCGAGCGAGTAGACCGTGATGAGGGGCGTGGCATACAGCATGGGCGGGCCTTTCGGTGGTTGCGTGCGACCAGCCTACCACGAGGGTGCCGGGGAATCGACAGGGCGGCCCGTGCGCGCGCCGGGGAATCGACCGACTGGGGTCGACGTAGCGCATCAGGCACCTTTTGGGGGCATAGAAGGTGCCTGATGCGCTACGTCAACGAAGGAGAGGGTCGGTCGGCGGGGGAGTGCGCCATGCCGGCGAGAGGAACGGGCAGGGTCGAGGGTCAATTTATGTCCCGGAGGGTCGCTACCCTCTCGGCAGGGCCACTACCAAGGAGGAGCCACCATGGATGATTCTGCTACTGCCACATGCTCGCGTGCCGTTGCCACCGCGTCTGGCCAGGTGCCGGGTGAGGTGGCTGCCGCGGACGGGTCGGCCATGTCCTCCCGTAGGCCGCAGGAGGAGGCACTCCTCGACAAGTTCAGGGGATGTCTCGTGGCTGGTGCTGCTGGTGATGCCTTGGGCTATCCGGTGGAGTTCATGTCGGCCGCCCAGATACGAGCCGTCCATGGTCCGGACGGCATGCGTGACTTGCCACGTGATCCGCA
This genomic stretch from Atopobiaceae bacterium harbors:
- the pilM gene encoding pilus assembly protein PilM, whose translation is MAASYVGIDIGHGNCNIAVRDGDVRLITTQMPENLVGEDRITSPASLATFLKDLRRDEHIRARSCALALNETTSFFRHVTLPAMSQKELALNLPYEFRDFINGDTSDYVFDYLVDEVVNDEEGKPQRLELFAAAARKDLVESATAALRKAGFKPQAVLPVQVLYARLIKEHIAQNPTDNTTCLVLVNVSFSSTTVTLFIGSHYEASKVIEVGCADLDTIIANVYGIDPYTAASYRRSDFEGVLETPDCQAVYDQLATEVSKVVNFFNFSNPDKDVERACVLGTGATIKPLTDTIEGSLSVDVLSAADLVPGLSDQPDAPSAALAFGALLEGEAI
- a CDS encoding prepilin peptidase, with amino-acid sequence MLYATPLITVYSLAVTALLGLVMGSFLGCVAWRAVHGGSVLRGRSHCDSCGHVLGPADLVPVASWLALHGRCRYCGEHISARCPVSEALTAVIYVSIVARYDLTAQTVELLAFASVLVVLTLTDLDDRTIPNGCIVAALLIRAAYIGYVALTGGEVLTLLTDSLVGAAAIGIPLLVIVLVMDHVLGRASMGGGDLKLLAVCGLYFGWQQSLLLVIVACVLGLVLALVPGLLPHDDEDDATTSGHGTFPFGPAIAVAAWLTMLCGAPIVTWYLGLF